One segment of Curtobacterium sp. MR_MD2014 DNA contains the following:
- the ligA gene encoding NAD-dependent DNA ligase LigA — MSDTTPDSADSTFETLAPADLDAAQAQREVDRLRVRIGELRDQYYEGNGSTVSDGDYDAMVRRLDAIEQRFPDLRTPDSPTQTVGGQAQTVQFAPVEHAERMLSLDNVFSPEELTEWADKVQRDAGSERVRFLTELKIDGLAINLRYEHGRLVSAATRGDGVVGEDVTGNVRTMGTIPDRLSGEGHPAIVEVRGEIFFPVAQFDELNARQREAGERVFANPRNAAAGSLRQKEEGKSEAKRALMVDRLRRLRMLVHGIGAWPVRELERDTEVHSQSEVYELLQTWGLPTSSHYRVFDTVDEVIGFVRTTGERRASVEHQIDGVVVKVDDLALHEELGSTSRAPRWAIAYKYPPEEVHTKLLDVVVSVGRTGRATPFAVMQPAEVAGSVVRQATLHNQDVVKAKGVLIGDTVVLRKAGDVIPEVLGPVVELRDGTEREFVMPAACPECGTPLAPAKEGDKDLRCPNARSCPAQVRGRVEHIASRGSLDIEGLGEVAAAALTQPLHPEQPPLVTEAGLFDLTMEDIVPIEVIVRDAETGMEKSDDDGTPKRVTPFSRARKKTDPPFDPDARGADHTGEPSRYPSKNAFEMLANIEAAKTKPLWRIMVGLSIRHVGPVAARALANHFGSLDRIREASREELAAVDGVGGIIADALLDWFAVDWHREIIDRWTAAGVQFTTPDHPGPGAAVEGGVLSGVTVVATGSLEGYTREGAQEAIIAAGGKAASSVSKKTDFVAAGPGAGSKLTKAEQLGLRIIDAEQFRLLVTEGPGALEPDRADGPEPSDGADGQATDDADAGS; from the coding sequence ATGAGCGACACGACCCCCGACTCGGCCGACTCGACGTTCGAGACGCTGGCCCCGGCCGACCTCGACGCCGCGCAGGCCCAGCGGGAGGTCGACCGTCTCCGGGTGCGCATCGGCGAGCTGCGCGACCAGTACTACGAGGGCAACGGCTCGACGGTGTCGGACGGCGACTACGATGCGATGGTCCGTCGCCTCGATGCGATCGAGCAGCGCTTCCCGGACCTGCGCACCCCGGACAGCCCGACCCAGACCGTCGGCGGCCAGGCGCAGACGGTGCAGTTCGCGCCGGTCGAGCACGCCGAGCGCATGCTGAGCCTCGACAACGTGTTCAGCCCCGAGGAGCTGACCGAGTGGGCCGACAAGGTGCAGCGCGACGCCGGCTCCGAACGGGTCCGGTTCCTCACCGAGCTGAAGATCGACGGGCTCGCGATCAACCTGCGGTACGAGCACGGTCGCCTCGTGTCGGCGGCGACCCGTGGTGACGGCGTGGTGGGCGAGGACGTCACCGGCAACGTGCGCACCATGGGCACGATCCCCGACCGGTTGTCCGGCGAGGGACACCCGGCCATCGTCGAGGTCCGCGGCGAGATCTTCTTCCCCGTCGCGCAGTTCGACGAGCTGAACGCCCGGCAGCGCGAGGCGGGGGAGCGGGTGTTCGCGAACCCGCGCAACGCGGCTGCCGGATCGCTCCGCCAGAAGGAGGAGGGCAAGTCCGAGGCGAAGCGCGCGCTCATGGTCGACCGCCTGCGACGCCTCCGCATGCTCGTGCACGGCATCGGCGCGTGGCCGGTGCGCGAGCTCGAGCGCGACACCGAGGTGCACTCCCAGTCCGAGGTCTACGAGCTGCTGCAGACCTGGGGCCTGCCGACGAGTTCGCACTACCGGGTGTTCGACACCGTGGACGAGGTCATCGGCTTCGTGCGGACGACCGGCGAGCGTCGTGCGTCGGTCGAGCACCAGATCGACGGCGTCGTGGTGAAGGTCGACGACCTGGCCCTGCACGAGGAACTCGGCTCGACCTCCCGTGCACCGCGCTGGGCCATCGCGTACAAGTACCCGCCGGAGGAGGTCCACACGAAGCTCCTCGACGTCGTGGTCAGCGTCGGGCGGACCGGACGTGCGACGCCCTTCGCGGTGATGCAGCCGGCCGAGGTCGCGGGGTCCGTGGTGCGGCAGGCGACCCTGCACAACCAGGACGTCGTGAAGGCGAAGGGCGTCCTGATCGGCGACACCGTCGTGCTCCGCAAGGCCGGCGACGTCATCCCCGAGGTGCTCGGCCCGGTCGTCGAGCTGCGCGACGGCACCGAGCGCGAGTTCGTCATGCCCGCCGCCTGCCCGGAGTGCGGGACGCCCCTCGCACCGGCGAAGGAGGGCGACAAGGACCTCCGCTGCCCGAACGCCCGGAGCTGCCCCGCCCAGGTCCGTGGCCGGGTCGAGCACATCGCCTCGCGCGGCTCGCTCGACATCGAGGGCCTGGGCGAGGTCGCCGCCGCGGCGCTCACGCAGCCGCTGCACCCCGAGCAGCCGCCGCTCGTCACCGAGGCCGGCCTGTTCGACCTGACGATGGAGGACATCGTCCCCATCGAGGTGATCGTCCGCGACGCCGAGACCGGCATGGAGAAGTCCGACGACGACGGCACGCCGAAGCGCGTCACGCCGTTCAGCCGTGCCCGCAAGAAGACCGATCCGCCGTTCGACCCCGACGCGCGCGGAGCCGACCACACGGGCGAGCCGAGCCGCTACCCGTCGAAGAACGCCTTCGAGATGCTGGCGAACATCGAGGCCGCGAAGACCAAGCCGCTCTGGCGCATCATGGTCGGGCTCAGCATCCGGCACGTCGGCCCGGTCGCCGCACGGGCACTCGCGAACCACTTCGGGTCGCTCGACCGCATCCGGGAGGCGTCGCGCGAGGAGCTCGCGGCGGTCGACGGGGTCGGCGGGATCATCGCGGACGCCCTGCTCGACTGGTTCGCCGTGGACTGGCACCGCGAGATCATCGACCGCTGGACGGCCGCGGGGGTGCAGTTCACCACGCCGGACCACCCCGGTCCCGGCGCCGCCGTCGAGGGGGGCGTCCTCAGCGGGGTCACCGTCGTCGCGACGGGCTCGCTCGAGGGGTACACCCGTGAGGGCGCGCAGGAGGCCATCATCGCCGCCGGCGGCAAGGCTGCGTCGAGCGTCAGCAAGAAGACGGACTTCGTCGCCGCCGGTCCCGGTGCCGGGTCGAAGCTCACGAAGGCCGAGCAGCTCGGGCTCCGCATCATCGACGCGGAGCAGTTCCGCCTGCTCGTGACCGAGGGGCCCGGCGCCCTGGAGCCGGACCGGGCGGACGGACCGGAGCCGTCCGACGGCGCCGACGGCCAGGCGACCGACGACGCGGACGCAGGGAGCTGA
- a CDS encoding alpha/beta hydrolase, with protein sequence MPVPGASGVGVPAVAEAPVAEVSGVRDPVARDAPPGASTTAAGGHVGLERLARARGTAFLDALVAVGPGDLARADEDDRVLATAQDRPPTAAAVARWWDALGTGAQERLVALAPAVVGNLDGVPYDVRDRANRTTLADGVGTDDQDSDDQDSDAQDSGAGSDRAAARTALLAQVRDSLHRESGQAPRRLIVLDTRGSGRAAIAVGDLATARDVTVVVPGMFFTVTGQMHDFTDTASDLYDEQTTVSALATTQTARGVADHASSGTAVLAWMGYRTPDMSNILSLGLARTGAERLERVVDGLDAVRGDDRPRLNVVAHSYGSTTALMALSSGRMQADSLTVLGSPGSAVQTASELAVGPGQVYVGDAHSDPIAGSGYFGTDPGSAGFGSTLLDLSTDTVEPDAGVFRRPVGHNDYLKPGTASLHDVALIGVGRGDLVRHQARRGQGGGGTAQPVPDMYLLRPQDLQPRD encoded by the coding sequence GTGCCCGTCCCGGGAGCGTCCGGCGTGGGCGTCCCGGCCGTGGCCGAGGCGCCCGTCGCGGAGGTGTCCGGGGTCCGGGACCCCGTGGCACGCGATGCTCCGCCCGGCGCCTCGACGACCGCTGCCGGCGGTCACGTCGGCCTCGAGCGGTTGGCGCGGGCGCGCGGCACGGCGTTCCTCGACGCACTCGTCGCGGTCGGTCCCGGCGACCTGGCACGCGCCGACGAGGACGATCGGGTGCTCGCGACCGCCCAGGACCGGCCACCCACCGCGGCCGCCGTCGCACGGTGGTGGGACGCGCTCGGCACCGGCGCACAGGAGCGCCTGGTCGCCCTCGCCCCCGCGGTCGTCGGCAACCTGGACGGGGTGCCGTACGACGTCCGTGACCGCGCCAACCGGACCACCCTCGCCGACGGGGTCGGCACCGACGACCAGGACTCCGACGACCAGGACTCCGATGCCCAGGACTCCGGCGCCGGGTCCGACCGTGCCGCCGCCCGCACCGCGCTGCTCGCGCAGGTCCGGGACTCCCTGCACCGCGAGTCGGGCCAGGCCCCCCGGCGCCTGATCGTCCTCGACACCCGGGGCTCGGGCCGCGCGGCGATCGCGGTGGGGGACCTCGCGACCGCCCGGGACGTGACGGTGGTCGTCCCGGGGATGTTCTTCACCGTGACCGGGCAGATGCACGACTTCACCGACACCGCGAGCGACCTGTACGACGAGCAGACCACCGTGTCGGCGCTCGCCACGACGCAGACCGCCCGAGGCGTCGCGGACCACGCGTCGAGCGGCACCGCCGTGCTCGCGTGGATGGGCTACCGGACGCCCGACATGTCCAACATCCTGTCGCTCGGACTCGCCCGCACCGGTGCCGAGCGGCTCGAACGGGTGGTCGACGGTCTCGACGCCGTCCGCGGCGACGACCGGCCCCGGTTGAACGTCGTCGCGCACTCCTACGGGTCGACGACGGCGCTGATGGCACTGTCGTCCGGCCGCATGCAGGCGGACTCGCTCACCGTGCTCGGCTCGCCGGGCAGTGCGGTGCAGACCGCCTCCGAGCTCGCGGTGGGTCCTGGCCAGGTGTACGTCGGCGACGCGCACAGCGACCCGATCGCGGGCTCCGGGTACTTCGGGACCGACCCGGGTTCGGCGGGGTTCGGGTCGACGCTCCTCGACCTCTCCACGGACACCGTCGAACCGGACGCGGGCGTGTTCCGCCGACCGGTGGGTCACAACGACTACCTCAAGCCGGGGACGGCGTCGCTGCACGACGTCGCCCTCATCGGGGTCGGTCGCGGTGACCTCGTCCGGCACCAGGCCCGGCGCGGTCAGGGTGGCGGCGGGACCGCGCAACCGGTGCCCGACATGTACCTCCTGCGACCCCAGGACCTGCAGCCCCGCGACTGA
- a CDS encoding transglycosylase domain-containing protein — MRAMRWSGALTTFLAMSGLAGLLVAVAVTPAVAVAGEATSGAVSFFEDLPSYLDIQTPQQVSSVYATKDGQQVKIASFYAENRTDVASDAMAESLKRAAIDTEDPRFEDEGGIDVLGTVRGVAATVVGGDVQGGSSITQQYVKNVLVQQCEQLTGATAAATQAKVAACYQDAAGVTPQRKLQEMRYAIAVDKKYTKDQILTGYLNLVGLGGRVYGAEAGAEYYFGVHAKDLSLPQSATLVAILNNPANLRIDEPDDEDNGAANGYAATKTRRDYVLQRMYVHHDISKAQLDQAEATPVTPRITDTANGCSAAASAYDAGYFCDYVRDQVLQDPAFGKTAAERIETLDTKGLEIHTSLDLDLQAQAQSALSSYVPATMTGVDLGGTNVTVQPGTGRVLSMVQNTTYTQRDNAGPGATAIDYNADTAYGNSGGFQTGSTYKVFTLAEWLASGHTLSESVPTGEHLFQQSEFTNSCEALGGSPWPVSNAETVPASMSVQAATSESINTAFGAMAKQLDLCKIKDLAQAMGIHQADGSAPASNPASVLGTNPLSPIDLAEAYAGFANGGVVCTPTVIDSVREADGATVTPTPSSCTRGVSAEVAGTVDHALQGVLTGSGTAASANPGDSTPKFAKTGTTDADTQNWLVTSSTKYTNATWIGNVRGLVGLANTSFPQGTTGYSAKFGVGRSMMSWLDQRYGGGALPEPDPAMIGSTPRSVDGSASDAATSGDQATPGTSAQAPAAPGSSTADTTGGTTTGAPAPGGAAGAGSQPGAGADATSTGTGTGGGAQGTGTGEATQQPPSHG; from the coding sequence ATGCGTGCGATGCGGTGGTCCGGTGCCCTCACGACCTTCCTCGCCATGTCCGGCCTCGCAGGACTGCTGGTGGCGGTCGCGGTGACCCCGGCCGTGGCGGTGGCGGGCGAGGCGACGTCCGGAGCGGTGTCGTTCTTCGAGGACCTGCCGAGCTACCTCGACATCCAGACCCCGCAGCAGGTGTCCTCGGTCTACGCCACGAAGGACGGCCAGCAGGTCAAGATCGCGTCGTTCTACGCCGAGAACCGGACCGACGTCGCCTCGGACGCCATGGCGGAGTCGCTCAAGCGCGCGGCGATCGACACCGAGGACCCCCGCTTCGAGGACGAGGGCGGCATCGACGTGCTCGGGACCGTCCGCGGCGTCGCGGCGACCGTCGTCGGGGGCGACGTGCAGGGCGGTTCGAGCATCACGCAGCAGTACGTGAAGAACGTCCTCGTGCAGCAGTGCGAGCAGCTCACCGGCGCGACCGCGGCCGCCACCCAGGCCAAGGTCGCGGCGTGCTACCAGGACGCCGCCGGGGTGACACCGCAACGCAAGCTGCAGGAGATGCGCTACGCCATCGCGGTCGACAAGAAGTACACGAAGGACCAGATCCTCACCGGCTACCTGAACCTCGTCGGGCTCGGCGGCCGCGTCTACGGCGCCGAGGCGGGTGCCGAGTACTACTTCGGCGTGCACGCGAAGGACCTGTCGCTCCCGCAGTCCGCGACGCTCGTCGCCATCCTCAACAACCCGGCGAACCTGCGCATCGACGAGCCGGACGACGAGGACAACGGCGCGGCGAACGGCTACGCGGCGACGAAGACGCGGCGCGACTACGTCCTGCAGCGGATGTACGTGCACCACGACATCTCGAAGGCGCAGCTCGACCAGGCGGAGGCCACCCCGGTCACGCCGCGGATCACCGACACCGCGAACGGCTGCTCGGCCGCGGCGAGTGCGTACGACGCGGGGTACTTCTGCGACTACGTCCGCGACCAGGTGCTGCAGGACCCGGCGTTCGGCAAGACCGCCGCGGAGCGCATCGAGACCCTCGACACGAAGGGCCTCGAGATCCACACGTCGCTCGACCTCGACCTGCAGGCCCAGGCCCAGTCCGCACTCTCGTCCTACGTGCCCGCGACGATGACCGGTGTCGACCTCGGCGGCACGAACGTCACCGTCCAGCCCGGCACCGGACGCGTGCTGTCGATGGTGCAGAACACGACGTACACGCAGCGCGACAACGCCGGCCCCGGTGCGACGGCCATCGACTACAACGCGGACACGGCCTACGGCAACTCCGGGGGGTTCCAGACCGGCTCGACCTACAAGGTCTTCACCCTGGCCGAGTGGCTGGCGTCCGGGCACACGCTGTCGGAGTCGGTGCCGACTGGCGAGCACCTGTTCCAGCAGTCCGAGTTCACGAACTCGTGCGAGGCACTCGGCGGGTCCCCCTGGCCCGTCTCGAACGCCGAGACCGTCCCGGCGAGCATGAGCGTCCAGGCGGCGACCTCGGAGTCGATCAACACCGCGTTCGGCGCGATGGCGAAGCAGCTCGACCTCTGCAAGATCAAGGACCTCGCGCAGGCCATGGGCATCCACCAGGCGGACGGCTCGGCCCCGGCGTCGAACCCGGCGTCCGTGCTCGGCACGAACCCGCTCTCGCCGATCGACCTGGCCGAGGCGTACGCCGGCTTCGCGAACGGCGGCGTCGTGTGCACGCCGACCGTCATCGACTCGGTGCGCGAGGCCGACGGCGCGACGGTCACGCCCACGCCGTCCAGCTGCACCCGGGGCGTCTCCGCCGAGGTCGCCGGGACGGTCGACCACGCACTGCAGGGCGTCCTGACCGGCAGCGGCACCGCGGCCTCGGCGAACCCCGGTGACAGCACCCCGAAGTTCGCCAAGACCGGCACGACCGACGCCGACACGCAGAACTGGCTCGTCACGTCGAGCACGAAGTACACCAACGCGACGTGGATCGGCAACGTCAGGGGGCTCGTCGGTCTCGCGAACACGTCCTTCCCGCAGGGCACGACCGGGTACAGCGCGAAGTTCGGCGTCGGCCGCTCGATGATGTCGTGGCTCGACCAGCGCTACGGCGGGGGAGCGCTGCCCGAGCCCGACCCGGCGATGATCGGCTCGACGCCGCGGTCCGTCGACGGTTCGGCCTCGGACGCGGCGACGAGCGGGGACCAGGCGACGCCGGGGACGAGCGCCCAGGCGCCCGCCGCGCCGGGATCGTCCACCGCGGACACGACCGGCGGCACGACGACGGGCGCGCCCGCACCGGGCGGGGCAGCCGGGGCCGGCTCGCAGCCGGGCGCGGGTGCCGACGCGACGTCGACCGGGACGGGCACCGGCGGCGGCGCGCAGGGCACCGGAACGGGCGAGGCGACCCAGCAGCCACCGTCGCACGGGTAG
- the gatC gene encoding Asp-tRNA(Asn)/Glu-tRNA(Gln) amidotransferase subunit GatC — MPDITSEQVAHLANLARIALTPDEIEKLTGELSHIVESVAKVAEVATDDVPATSHPVPLGNVTRPDVVGQTLTQEQALSGAPDSDGERFRVTAILGEEQ; from the coding sequence ATGCCTGACATCACGAGCGAGCAGGTCGCCCACCTGGCGAACCTCGCACGTATCGCACTCACGCCCGACGAGATCGAGAAGCTGACCGGGGAGCTGTCGCACATCGTCGAGAGCGTCGCCAAGGTCGCCGAGGTCGCGACCGACGACGTCCCGGCGACGAGCCACCCGGTGCCGCTCGGCAACGTCACCCGACCCGACGTGGTGGGGCAGACGCTGACCCAGGAGCAGGCGCTCTCCGGCGCGCCCGACTCCGACGGCGAACGGTTCCGCGTGACGGCAATCCTGGGAGAAGAGCAGTGA
- the gatA gene encoding Asp-tRNA(Asn)/Glu-tRNA(Gln) amidotransferase subunit GatA — MTDDLTRLSAAALADALVARDVSSVEATQAHLDRIAAVDGDVHAFLHVNENALAAARSIDSRRAAGDDLGALAGVPIAIKDVLCTQDMPTTSGSKILEGWRPPYDATPVAKLRAAGLVPLGKTNMDEFAMGSTTEFSAYGPTRNPWDLDRIPGGSGGGSAAAVAAHEAPFALGSDTGGSIRQPGAVTGTVGVKPTYGGVSRYGAIALASSLDQIGPVSRTVLDAALLHDVIGGHDPKDSTSIPDAWPSMAAAAREGLQADTLRGLKVGVVKELAGGEGFQAGVTQRFQETVAILEQAGAEVVEIDAPSFAYAISAYYLILPAEASSNLAKFDSVRFGLRVTPENGATVEDVMAATREAGFGPEVKRRIILGTYALSAGYYDAYYGSAQKVRTLVQRDFAAAFDQVDLLISPSAPTTAFPLGERLDDPLSMYLNDLTTIPANLAGVPGMSIPNGLAPEDSLPTGVQLMAPQREDARLYRYGAALERLLEQQWGRPLIDSIPDLDQSQQSAAQEGVI, encoded by the coding sequence GTGACCGACGACCTGACCCGCCTCAGCGCGGCCGCCCTCGCCGACGCCCTGGTGGCGCGCGACGTCTCGAGCGTCGAGGCCACGCAGGCCCACCTCGACCGGATCGCAGCGGTCGACGGCGACGTGCACGCGTTCCTGCACGTCAACGAGAACGCCCTGGCGGCAGCGCGGTCGATCGACTCGCGTCGCGCCGCGGGCGACGACCTCGGCGCGCTCGCCGGTGTGCCGATCGCGATCAAGGACGTCCTGTGCACGCAGGACATGCCGACCACCTCGGGGTCGAAGATCCTCGAGGGCTGGCGGCCGCCCTACGACGCCACCCCGGTCGCGAAGCTCCGCGCCGCCGGCCTCGTGCCGCTCGGCAAGACCAACATGGACGAGTTCGCGATGGGCTCGACGACCGAGTTCTCGGCGTACGGTCCGACGCGCAACCCGTGGGACCTCGACCGGATCCCGGGCGGCTCCGGCGGGGGATCGGCGGCAGCGGTCGCCGCGCACGAGGCACCCTTCGCCCTCGGCTCCGACACCGGTGGCTCGATCCGCCAGCCGGGTGCCGTCACGGGCACGGTCGGTGTGAAGCCGACCTACGGCGGGGTCAGCCGGTACGGCGCGATCGCACTCGCGTCGTCGCTCGACCAGATCGGTCCGGTGTCCCGCACGGTCCTCGACGCCGCGCTGCTGCACGACGTCATCGGCGGGCACGACCCGAAGGACTCGACGTCGATCCCTGACGCCTGGCCGTCGATGGCCGCCGCTGCGCGCGAGGGCCTGCAGGCCGACACGCTCCGCGGGCTCAAGGTCGGCGTCGTCAAGGAGCTCGCGGGGGGCGAGGGCTTCCAGGCCGGCGTCACGCAGCGCTTCCAGGAGACGGTCGCGATCCTCGAGCAGGCGGGCGCCGAGGTCGTCGAGATCGACGCGCCGTCGTTCGCGTACGCGATCAGCGCGTACTACCTGATCCTGCCGGCCGAGGCGTCGTCGAACCTCGCGAAGTTCGACTCGGTGCGCTTCGGCCTGCGCGTCACGCCCGAGAACGGTGCGACCGTCGAGGACGTCATGGCCGCGACGCGTGAAGCGGGCTTCGGCCCCGAGGTCAAGCGCCGCATCATCCTCGGCACCTACGCGCTGAGCGCCGGCTACTACGACGCCTACTACGGGTCCGCGCAGAAGGTCCGCACCCTGGTGCAGCGCGACTTCGCGGCGGCGTTCGACCAGGTCGACCTGCTCATCAGCCCGTCGGCGCCGACGACCGCCTTCCCGCTGGGGGAGCGCCTCGACGACCCGCTGTCGATGTACCTCAACGACCTCACGACGATCCCGGCGAACCTCGCCGGCGTGCCCGGCATGAGCATCCCGAACGGCCTCGCGCCCGAGGACTCGCTGCCGACCGGTGTGCAGCTCATGGCGCCGCAGCGCGAGGACGCCCGCCTCTACCGGTACGGCGCCGCGCTCGAGCGCCTGCTCGAGCAGCAGTGGGGCCGCCCGCTCATCGACAGCATCCCGGACCTCGACCAGTCTCAGCAGTCCGCTGCGCAGGAAGGTGTGATCTGA
- the gatB gene encoding Asp-tRNA(Asn)/Glu-tRNA(Gln) amidotransferase subunit GatB has product MAQKDALMDFDEALERFEPVLGFEVHVELATKTKMFSDAPNFFGGEPNTNVTPVDLGLPGSLPVVNEQAVRYSIQLGLALGCSIAESSRFARKNYYYPDNPKNYQISQYDEPIAFEGEVEVELADGTIFQVPIERAHMEEDAGKLTHVGGATGRIQGAEYSLVDYNRAGVPLVEIVTKPIFGAKDRAPELGAAYVQVIRDLVRALGVSEARMERGNLRCDANISLRPWGQEKLGTRTETKNVNSFRAVERAIRYEIQRQAAILAAGGTITQETRHWHEDTGRTSAGRPKSDADDYRYFPEPDLLPVVPDPAVIEELRASLPEAPVARRRRLKGDWGFSDLEFQDVVNGGLLDEVEATVAAGASPQAARKWWTGEISRVANAQDAAAGDLVSPQHVAETIALVESGDLTDRLARQVLEGVIAGEGSPAQVVEARGLKVVSDDSALTAAVDQALAAQPDVLAKIQDGKVQAAGAIIGAVMKAMQGQADAARVRELVLERAQQS; this is encoded by the coding sequence ATGGCGCAGAAGGACGCGCTGATGGACTTCGACGAGGCGCTCGAGCGCTTCGAGCCGGTGCTCGGCTTCGAGGTCCACGTCGAACTCGCGACGAAGACCAAGATGTTCTCGGACGCCCCGAACTTCTTCGGTGGCGAGCCCAACACGAACGTGACCCCGGTCGACCTCGGGCTGCCCGGGTCGCTGCCGGTCGTCAACGAGCAGGCCGTGCGCTACTCGATCCAGCTCGGGCTCGCGCTCGGCTGCTCGATCGCGGAGTCCTCGCGGTTCGCCCGGAAGAACTACTACTACCCGGACAACCCGAAGAACTACCAGATCTCGCAGTACGACGAGCCGATCGCGTTCGAGGGTGAGGTCGAGGTCGAGCTCGCCGACGGCACCATCTTCCAGGTGCCGATCGAGCGCGCCCACATGGAGGAGGACGCGGGCAAGCTGACGCACGTCGGTGGTGCCACCGGTCGCATCCAGGGCGCCGAGTACTCGCTCGTCGACTACAACCGCGCCGGCGTCCCGCTCGTCGAGATCGTCACCAAGCCGATCTTCGGCGCGAAGGACCGTGCTCCCGAGCTCGGCGCCGCGTACGTCCAGGTCATCCGTGACCTGGTCCGCGCGCTCGGCGTCTCCGAGGCCCGCATGGAGCGCGGCAACCTGCGCTGCGACGCGAACATCTCGCTGCGCCCCTGGGGTCAGGAGAAGCTGGGTACCCGCACCGAGACGAAGAACGTCAACTCGTTCCGCGCCGTCGAGCGCGCCATCCGCTACGAGATCCAGCGCCAGGCCGCGATCCTCGCCGCGGGTGGCACGATCACGCAGGAGACGCGGCACTGGCACGAGGACACCGGGCGCACCTCGGCCGGCCGCCCGAAGTCGGACGCCGACGACTACCGCTACTTCCCGGAGCCCGACCTGCTGCCGGTCGTGCCGGACCCCGCGGTCATCGAGGAACTCCGGGCATCCCTGCCCGAGGCGCCCGTCGCACGTCGCCGCCGTCTCAAGGGGGACTGGGGCTTCAGCGACCTCGAGTTCCAGGACGTCGTCAACGGCGGGCTGCTCGACGAGGTCGAGGCGACGGTCGCCGCCGGTGCCTCCCCGCAGGCCGCGCGCAAGTGGTGGACGGGCGAGATCAGCCGCGTCGCGAACGCGCAGGACGCCGCAGCGGGTGACCTCGTGTCGCCGCAGCACGTCGCCGAGACGATCGCGCTCGTCGAGTCCGGTGACCTGACCGACCGTCTGGCGCGCCAGGTGCTCGAGGGGGTCATCGCGGGCGAGGGGTCGCCGGCGCAGGTCGTCGAGGCCCGTGGGCTCAAGGTCGTCTCCGACGACTCGGCCCTCACCGCAGCGGTCGACCAGGCGCTCGCCGCCCAGCCGGACGTCCTCGCCAAGATCCAGGACGGCAAGGTCCAGGCAGCCGGCGCGATCATCGGCGCGGTCATGAAGGCGATGCAGGGACAGGCCGACGCGGCCCGCGTCCGCGAGCTGGTCCTGGAGCGCGCGCAGCAGTCGTAG
- a CDS encoding type III polyketide synthase has protein sequence MTATIRAIGTAVPDTTLDQGSVRDLFAGQPGLGRLGARIVPAAFDASAVEHRHTVIEELDASRPGGLFRQDSGTLVSPSTGTRNDRYRDLAPALFVAAARDAVERAGVAPDHVTHLVTVSCTGFTQPGPDIDVVDQLGLPAGVFRHHIGFMGCCAAFPALRIAAAFAEADPDAVVLVVCAELCTLHVRASDDPDQIVANSVFGDGAAAAVVAAGGPGLRIERFATATVPEGASEMAWNIGDEGFEMVLSTAVPKLVGVHVPAAVTALLGEGETFADVPVWAVHPGGRAILDRAQDALELPDGAVASSRAVLRDHGNMSSATVLFVLRDAVEQGLAPGSPVAAVAFGPGLTVESARLTAVEA, from the coding sequence GTGACCGCAACGATCCGCGCCATCGGGACCGCCGTCCCCGACACCACCCTCGACCAGGGTTCGGTGCGTGACCTGTTCGCCGGGCAGCCCGGCCTCGGCCGCCTCGGCGCACGGATCGTGCCCGCGGCGTTCGACGCATCCGCCGTGGAGCACCGGCACACGGTGATCGAGGAGCTCGACGCCTCGCGGCCCGGCGGCCTCTTCCGACAGGACTCCGGAACGCTCGTCTCACCGTCCACCGGCACACGCAACGACCGCTACCGGGACCTCGCTCCGGCGCTCTTCGTCGCGGCCGCCCGTGACGCCGTCGAGCGCGCCGGGGTGGCACCGGACCACGTCACCCACCTGGTGACCGTCTCGTGCACGGGGTTCACGCAGCCCGGACCGGACATCGACGTCGTCGACCAGCTCGGACTGCCCGCCGGGGTGTTCCGACACCACATCGGCTTCATGGGGTGCTGCGCCGCCTTCCCGGCGCTGCGGATCGCGGCGGCCTTCGCCGAGGCGGACCCCGACGCGGTCGTGCTCGTCGTCTGCGCGGAACTCTGCACCCTGCACGTCCGCGCGTCGGACGACCCGGACCAGATCGTCGCGAACAGCGTCTTCGGCGACGGCGCGGCGGCAGCGGTCGTCGCGGCGGGCGGGCCGGGCCTGCGCATCGAGCGGTTCGCGACGGCGACGGTGCCCGAGGGTGCGTCCGAGATGGCGTGGAACATCGGTGACGAGGGCTTCGAGATGGTGCTCTCCACCGCCGTCCCGAAGCTCGTCGGTGTGCACGTGCCGGCTGCCGTCACCGCGCTGCTCGGCGAGGGCGAGACCTTTGCCGACGTGCCGGTGTGGGCGGTGCACCCCGGTGGACGGGCGATCCTGGACCGGGCGCAGGACGCCCTCGAGCTGCCCGACGGCGCGGTCGCGTCGAGCCGCGCCGTGCTCCGCGACCACGGCAACATGTCGAGCGCGACGGTGCTCTTCGTGCTCCGCGACGCCGTCGAGCAGGGCCTCGCGCCCGGATCGCCGGTCGCGGCCGTCGCGTTCGGTCCCGGGCTGACGGTGGAGAGCGCGAGGCTCACGGCGGTCGAGGCGTGA